In Afipia sp. GAS231, a single window of DNA contains:
- a CDS encoding enoyl-CoA hydratase/isomerase family protein codes for MTDTNSVIREKRGQALWITINRPDKRNAINADVVAGIARGYREAHDDKDIRVIVLTGAGDKAFCAGADLQNSGAAFAMDFSRPNVDYADLLRLSQNATKPAIARVGGVCMAGGMGLLCMTDIAVAADHVIFGLPEVKVGVFPMQVLSLLQTIAPKRLVNEWSLTGEPFDAHIAKAAGLLNYVVPAAELDAKVDWLIGRIVDKSPTAIRRGKYAMRAIASMSFDESIAYTESQIALLAMTEDAKEGLKAFSEKRKPSWPGK; via the coding sequence ATGACCGATACTAATAGTGTGATACGCGAAAAGCGCGGACAGGCGCTCTGGATCACCATCAACCGGCCGGACAAGCGCAACGCCATCAATGCCGACGTCGTCGCCGGCATTGCCCGCGGCTATCGCGAGGCGCATGACGACAAGGACATCCGCGTCATCGTGCTGACGGGAGCGGGCGACAAGGCGTTCTGCGCCGGCGCCGACCTGCAGAACAGCGGCGCCGCCTTTGCGATGGATTTTTCAAGGCCCAATGTCGACTACGCGGATCTGTTGCGGTTGTCGCAGAATGCCACCAAGCCCGCGATCGCGCGCGTCGGCGGCGTCTGCATGGCTGGCGGCATGGGCCTGCTGTGCATGACCGATATAGCGGTCGCAGCCGATCACGTCATCTTCGGACTGCCCGAGGTCAAGGTCGGCGTGTTCCCGATGCAGGTGCTGAGCCTGCTGCAGACGATCGCGCCAAAACGCCTCGTCAACGAATGGTCGCTGACCGGCGAGCCGTTCGACGCCCATATAGCCAAGGCTGCCGGACTTCTGAACTATGTGGTGCCCGCGGCCGAACTCGACGCCAAGGTCGACTGGCTGATCGGCCGCATCGTCGACAAATCGCCGACCGCGATCCGCCGTGGCAAATATGCCATGCGGGCCATCGCCTCGATGTCGTTCGACGAAAGCATCGCCTACACCGAAAGCCAGATCGCGTTGCTGGCGATGACCGAGGATGCAAAAGAAGGCCTGAAGGCATTCAGCGAAAAGCGAAAGCCTTCGTGGCCTGGCAAATAG
- a CDS encoding molybdopterin oxidoreductase family protein, translating into MNQHAKVDIRHSTCPHDCPSACALDIEVIEGRSIGRVRGSKQQTYTAGVVCAKVARYAERIHHPDRLLYPMRRTGPKGSGQFARISWDEALDEIAARFDLAEREFGAESVWPYYYAGTMGLVMRDGINRLANVKKYSRFYSTICANIARVGFAIGTGKIAGVDPREMGVSDLIVIWGTNPVNTQVNVMTHAMRARKERGAKIAAIDVYNNETMKQADIKILLKPGTDGAFACAVMHVLFREGYADRAYLAEYTDCPDELEAHLATRTPEWASAISGVPVEEIEAFARAVGQTQRTFFRLGYGFTRSRNGAAQMHAALCIPAVTGAWQYEGGGAFFNNFAIWKFNESIIEGHDARDNSVRVLDQSRIGRILTGDPVALKNGPPVKAMLIQNTNPMTVAPEQALVRQGFAREDLFMVVHEQFMTETAQMADIVLPATMFMEHDDLYYGGGHQHISVGAKLIDPPGECRSNHEVLQGLGRRLNVVHPGFDMTPRELIDATLKQSGHGDIESLEKDLWRDIQPDFRASHYLDGFGHADKKFHFKADWAHPPWGTPGMGPWAEMPSLPDHWRIIEEADEAHPFRLATSPSRSFLNTSFNETPSSIAREGNPSVMIHPADAADLGIADGEAVTLGNTRGETTLTAKLFDGVRRGVLIAESIQPNKAHIGGRGINMLTGAEEVAPVGGAAFHDNKVWVKKAGA; encoded by the coding sequence ATGAACCAGCACGCCAAGGTCGATATCCGCCATTCCACCTGTCCGCACGATTGCCCGTCGGCCTGCGCGCTCGACATCGAGGTGATCGAAGGCCGCAGCATCGGCCGGGTGCGGGGCTCGAAGCAGCAGACCTACACCGCCGGTGTCGTCTGCGCCAAGGTCGCGCGCTATGCCGAACGGATCCATCATCCTGACCGGCTGCTCTATCCGATGCGCCGCACCGGACCGAAGGGTTCAGGCCAGTTCGCGCGGATTTCCTGGGACGAGGCGCTGGACGAAATCGCCGCACGTTTCGATTTGGCCGAGCGCGAGTTCGGGGCTGAATCGGTCTGGCCGTATTATTACGCCGGCACCATGGGACTGGTGATGCGCGACGGCATCAACCGCCTCGCCAATGTGAAGAAATATTCGCGCTTCTACTCTACCATCTGCGCCAACATCGCACGCGTCGGGTTTGCCATTGGCACCGGCAAGATCGCCGGCGTCGATCCGCGCGAGATGGGCGTCTCCGACCTGATCGTGATCTGGGGCACCAATCCCGTCAACACCCAGGTCAACGTGATGACGCACGCGATGCGCGCCCGCAAGGAGCGCGGTGCGAAGATTGCGGCGATCGACGTCTACAACAACGAAACCATGAAGCAGGCCGATATCAAGATCCTGCTCAAGCCCGGCACCGACGGCGCCTTCGCCTGCGCCGTCATGCATGTGCTGTTCCGCGAGGGGTATGCCGACCGGGCCTATCTTGCTGAGTACACCGATTGTCCCGACGAACTCGAAGCGCATCTGGCGACCCGCACACCGGAATGGGCCTCGGCGATCTCTGGCGTGCCGGTCGAGGAGATCGAGGCGTTCGCGCGCGCGGTCGGCCAGACCCAGCGCACGTTCTTCCGCCTCGGTTATGGCTTTACCCGCAGCCGCAACGGCGCGGCGCAGATGCATGCGGCGTTGTGCATTCCGGCCGTGACCGGCGCTTGGCAATACGAGGGCGGCGGTGCGTTCTTCAACAATTTCGCGATCTGGAAGTTCAACGAATCTATTATCGAGGGCCATGACGCGCGCGACAACTCCGTCCGCGTACTCGATCAATCACGGATCGGACGCATCCTGACCGGCGATCCGGTGGCGCTGAAGAACGGGCCACCGGTCAAGGCGATGCTGATCCAGAACACCAATCCGATGACGGTGGCGCCGGAGCAGGCGCTGGTGCGTCAGGGCTTTGCGCGCGAAGACCTGTTCATGGTGGTGCACGAGCAATTCATGACCGAGACGGCCCAGATGGCCGACATCGTGCTGCCGGCCACCATGTTCATGGAGCACGACGACCTCTATTACGGCGGCGGCCATCAGCATATTTCGGTCGGCGCCAAGCTGATCGATCCGCCCGGCGAGTGCCGCTCCAACCACGAGGTTTTGCAGGGCCTCGGCCGCCGCCTCAACGTCGTGCATCCGGGCTTCGACATGACGCCGCGCGAATTGATCGATGCCACGCTCAAGCAGAGCGGCCACGGCGATATCGAAAGCCTGGAGAAGGATCTGTGGCGCGATATCCAGCCGGACTTCCGCGCCTCGCATTATCTCGATGGCTTCGGCCATGCCGACAAGAAGTTCCACTTCAAGGCCGACTGGGCGCATCCGCCCTGGGGCACGCCCGGGATGGGTCCGTGGGCGGAGATGCCGTCGTTGCCCGACCATTGGAGGATCATCGAGGAGGCGGATGAAGCGCATCCGTTCCGGCTCGCCACCAGTCCGTCGCGCAGCTTTCTCAACACCAGTTTCAATGAAACGCCGTCCTCGATTGCACGTGAGGGCAATCCATCGGTCATGATTCATCCTGCCGATGCTGCAGATCTCGGGATCGCCGACGGCGAGGCTGTGACGCTCGGCAACACGCGCGGCGAAACCACGCTGACCGCCAAATTGTTCGACGGCGTGCGCCGTGGCGTGCTGATCGCGGAATCCATTCAGCCCAACAAGGCCCATATCGGCGGCCGCGGCATCAATATGCTGACCGGGGCCGAGGAAGTGGCGCCGGTCGGCGGCGCCGCGTTCCACGACAACAAGGTCTGGGTGAAGAAGGCCGGGGCCTGA